Proteins from a genomic interval of Rhizoctonia solani chromosome 12, complete sequence:
- a CDS encoding heparinase II/III family protein: MAASTPEDHSREWHFIKRQGCHNATPISTRYETSTVTSHHVSYSYYTSTSHSSNPPETTKPAYTSRTHYTFTFEPRPPISIETRTSTTLLPPKKSVVSTTSDIIPRARAVHGTPITITQTHVTRTPVETIYSCPPTSRGPTTSTSWNTDPTSRSSRELPASHSSREPPTSWLEPTSRSGWEPPSSSTYSTSRPTIATDSVPPSSTWDEPATTSRGTWYPSPPVSSAATSRSRPTSTAPPLTSPPLSSNTQSTSTILSPTSSAPNSTITLVPWPPTATRSYSECVYTLFDGTYPYSSYTARCSPTTSESLCTSFYRNGEWDLVLCTSGSTNTTSTTSTLTNVTTSTRTITSWPCSSYATELQQWVPVSCSSTAPNITTSSPGGCSSFMDPRSGWTIVPCTSTPNITSVSPTITMPPTVTITPTRTHSRSCSTHDQDLRTWIPVPCDPSTNTSTIATIPDSTPTHNTTTINTITSVFNITKTPTITTRPTASQTQHCSTYVPSLELWVSAPCVTATPTSMCLDDSQDIWVPCTSVARTSGTDTWTLISEVTGTSSPMTATTTRHPHTFHPTTAFTETDEPTSTDDTTLTDKPTYTPEIQTHTPTRTPLTSISDANIGTSEVHSSHLTYTSAPPTSQTSPGTSFEIESSSVQETTTFRGPTDPGLPRPTSPRPTQSSTSTVLFTSNFIVPSTQGIFFPSPTSTLTPAPDGIRSGTLAGIIVGSILGVVGLLGIGAFMIKSFGGYRGHDIFEPRGGYQAAPSGGSAGGRDGGSGGIGAGGPSGMAEIRNEAPLRSALRNRGEVGGGWNDASWGPAYAYTGVATAAAVAAATSSNQRGRDPGSDGRYADGGIRDEDTPDAVPQRYGDGGLAGPDSHYDTEMNDRDHGYESRDIRYIVSNSEVQFDPYRDLPNGQDSVPIGNNLTRQSALTGPGISLDLAGGTQPYHSTPAVSEHYPPASLQPDQTDSGVFMSGSNGQSTTSFAPSTMDPFPQPHPDHTHQISPPYVEYGGTGGVAHESPQPFMSTDIQRPPYWENSAPVASVDSLPIHSNIPRYSALMGADNVVGTGGSSAPGSNNTPGVGSPSAPALGIASMPSIEGTSHVEGSSLANPTWDLPGVAEFGQHVADPPGPQINESACIAGSAVPDAPRGLHQGLNQRDNVVSSPVSASGVGMRPPKVGGPRARPQRSLPPGESMTRLDSRRSLPPAYEE, translated from the exons ATGGCCGCTTCCACACCAGAGGACCATAGTCGAGAGTGGCATTTCATCAAGAGGCAAGGCTGTCACAATGCTACACCTATTTCTACTCGCTATGAAACTTCGACTGTCACGAGTCATCATGTTTCGTATTCGTACTATACTTCTACCTCTCATTCCAGCAATCCTCCTGAAACGACGAAACCTGCATATACTTC TCGAACACATTACACGTTTACTTTCGAACCACGGCCTCCAATCTCGATCGAAACGAGAACGAGTACTACTCTACTCCCGCCCAAGAAGAGCGTCGTATCAA CTACCAGTGATATTATACCAAGGGCGAGAGCAGTACATGGTACGCCAATAACAATCACCCAGACACACGTCACAAGGACACCGGTCGAGACTATCTATAGTTGTCCTCCTACTAGTCGTGGACCCACTACTAGCACGAGCTGGAATACCGATCCTACATCCCGTTCCAGTCGCGAGCTGCCTGCATCCCACTCTAGTCGCGAGCCACCCACTTCTTGGCTCGAGCCCACATCACGTTCCGGTTGGGAACCGCCCTCCTCTTCGACTTACTCGACGTCTCGGCCGACGATTGCCACCGACTCTGTTCCACCTTCTTCAACATGGGATGAGCCAGCGACCACCTCGAGGGGAACCTGGTACCCTAGCCCTCCAGTGTCCAGCGCGGCTACTTCTAGATCGAGGCCCACTTCTACTGCGCCTCCGTTGACATCTCCACCCCTATCATCAAATACGCAGTCCACATCTACCATACTCTCGCCGACTTCTTCAGCCCCGAATTCTACTATTACTCTGGTGCCATGGCCTCCTACCGCCACACGTTCCTACTCCGAGTGTGTTTATACGCTCTTCGACGGCACGTACCCGTATTCGAGTTACACCGCGCGCTGTTCCCCGACCACGAGTGAATCGctttgtacttctttctacagGAACGGTGAATGGGATCTGGTTCTCTGCACGTCTGGTTCTACAAACACAACTAGCACGACCTCAACCCTTACCAATGTAACCACTTCAACTCGAACCATAACCTCGTGGCCGTGTAGCTCGTACGCAACTGAGTTACAGCAATGGGTCCCCGTATCTTGCAGCTCGACTGCACCCAACATTACAACGTCTTCACCAGGCGGTTGTAGCTCATTTATGGACCCCCGGTCTGGTTGGACCATAGTCCCTTGTACATCTACGCCTAATATTACGTCAGTTTCGCCGACAATAACAATGCCTCCGACTGTGACAATCACCCCCACTCGCACACACAGCAGATCTTGTAGCACTCATGACCAGGATCTGAGAACTTGGATTCCAGTGCCATGTGATCCTTCTACGAATACTTCGACAATCGCAACGATACCGGACAGCACGCCCACACACAACACGACAACGATCAATACTATCACTAGTGTATTCAATATTACTAAGACCCCGACAATCACGACGAGGCCGACTGCGTCTCAGACCCAGCACTGCAGTACTTATGTTCCATCGCTGGAACTGTGGGTTTCTGCCCCGTGTGTCACCGCCACCCCGACGTCGATGTGTCTTGATGATAGCCAGGATATATGGGTACCATGCACATCAGTGGCGCGCACGTCTGGTACGGATACTTGGACTTTGATCTCAGAGGTTACGGGTACTTCCAGCCCCATGACCGCGACGACTACACGACATCCTCATACTTTCCACCCTACTACTGCCTTTACAGAAACCGATGAACCAACCTCTACTGACGACACAACCCTCACGGATAAGCCTACATATACACCTGAAATCCAGACGCATACACCAACTCGAACCCCACTCACTTCCATTTCCGATGCGAACATAGGAACTTCAGAAGTGCATTCGTCTCACCTTACTTATACCTCAGCGCCCCCCACTTCCCAAACGAGCCCGGGCACATCTTTTGAGATAGAATCTTCTAGCGTCCAAGAAACAACAACGTTCAGAGGCCCTACCGACCCTGGGTTACCTCGGCCTACCTCTCCGCGGCCCACCCAATCTTCAACTTCAACGGTACTTTTCACCTCGAATTTTATTGTCCCTTCCACGCAGGGGATTTTCTTTCCTTCTCCAACTTCAACTCTTACTCCTGCTCCCGATGGCATTCGAAGTGGCACTCTGGCAGGAATCATAGTAGGAAGCATCCTTGGTGTAGTCGGTCTGCTCGGTATCGGCGCATTTATGATAAAATCATTTGGTGGTTATAGGGGCCACGACATATTTGAGCCTCGTGGGGGTTATCAGGCTGCACCAAGTGGAGGTTCGGCTGGTGGTAGGGATggaggtagtggtggaaTCGGGGCTGGGGGGCCGAGTGGTATGGCCGAAATTCGAAATGAGGCTCCGCTACGTTCGGCTCTGCGCAATCGGGGTGAAGTCGGTGGTGGATGGAACGACGCATCATGGGGGCCGGCGTATGCATATACGGGCGTCGCAACCGCTGCAGCCGTAGCTGCGGCGACCAGCAGCAACCAACGTGGACGCGACCCAGGATCTGATGGGCGCTACGCAGATGGTGGGATACGCGACGAGGACACTCCCGACGCGGTGCCCCAGCGATATGGAGATGGCGGCCTTGCCGGTCCGGATTCGCATTACGATACAGAGATGAACGATCGCGATCATGGGTACGAAAGTCGTGATATACGATACATTGTATCGAATTCAGAAGTCCAGTTCGATCCGTACCGTGACTTGCCTAACGGCCAAGATTCCGTTCCTATTGGGAACAACCTGACAAGACAAAGCGCGTTGACAGGGCCCGGAATTTCGCTTGACCTTGCTGGGGGTACCCAGCCTTATCACTCGACGCCAGCTGTCTCTGAGCATTATCCGCCTGCATCTTTGCAACCCGATCAAACTGATTCCGGCGTCTTCATGTCCGGTTCGAATGGCCAAAGTACAACAAGCTTTGCACCAAGTACCATGGATCCATTTCCTCAGCCACATCCAGATCATACGCACCAAATCTCGCCTCCTTACGTGGAATATGGTGGTACAGGAGGCGTGGCGCACGAGTCGCCCCAGCCTTTTATGTCAACAGATATTCAGCGCCCGCCGTACTGGGAAAACAGTGCACCAGTTGCGTCGGTGGACTCTTTACCAATACATAGTAATATTCCTAGGTACAGTGCCCTTATGGGTGCCGACAATGTGGTTGGCACCGGGGGCTCTTCGGCGCCAGGTTCCAACAATACGCCCGGCGTTGGGAGTCCATCGGCCCCGGCCCTGGGTATTGCAAGTATGCCCAGTATAGAGGGCACATCTCACGTTGAAGGTTCTAGTCTCGCCAACCCTACTTGGGACCTCCCTGGCGTCGCGGAATTTGGCCAACATGTTGCCGATCCTCCAGGCCCGCAAATCAACGAATCGGCCTGTATCGCAGGATCTGCAGTTCCTGATGCACCGAGAGGTTTACACCAAGGATTGAATCAACGGGACAATGTTGTTTCGTCCCCTGTTTCTGCTTCTGGAGTAGGTATGCGTCCCCCAAAAGTTGGGGGTCCAAGAGCGAGGCCGCAACGATCCCTTCCTCCAGGAGAATCTATGACTCGTCTAGATTCACGACGTAGTCTTCCGCCAGCTTATGAAGAATAA
- a CDS encoding heparinase II/III family protein, whose product MAGHYDDSGQRHSDVRYQEAYNPYGSGDPYYNGSQAAFGNMPEKKKTGTSPWVKFGIPVLIAVIIAAVVGGVVGSRNSKSDNAATSGNSGTGSGGGKNGSPAAESSAASVKNAIGRFATATDSMSNPIYPSTTNAAAFTAPTFGASGNSALSWPVDSFKPSNPSATSVRPDRPRIVAPAYKWEALPALIKTDPYLKGWNETIFSNAQTYYDQPVKAYFMDGGNGILDIAREIKVRVKAWSYAYRMSKDTKWVDRTWRELENAAGNTTAGFGPASDHWNTMHFLDVAELTNAFGIGYDWMYDAWTADQRSAIMWTIINVGLSAGVASYNDPTSHGNFGWWQNGINGNWNCVCNGGLTVGALAILGDDPTGTAETMLGLTIPNAQQNCAFGPSSDGTWSETPNYWYFGTTGHAEMSSALLTATGSTYDLPVPDYNLTALYHMHVYGPVAKFDYGDTGPNKFSATANSMMFYGSYFNEPRYTLFQRDRADAAEPWSMFWYDPSVSGAFWDGMPLDHYFDNGLDQWAAMRTSWTDNNALYAAIKSGNHTGHQTHGDLDAGTFVLDAMGQRWAGELGNGDYLSTGYFQNEKQDSQRWLYYRKRTEGQNTLVVNNDNQNVNAQPTVQYGSTLDKQGSSTVYDVGSGSTAFFTTDLTTTYNGQNIKRGMRLINGRKQVLLQDDLSNVSQSVEWRMHTNATVTIDSAGTTATLELGGQKMEVKLLNAGQGVVFSTKEAVRASTDPAFPPGQTDQPNPGVTVLCITLATGGTQSLQVLFNPQWSGMSASDFKTPANVPLDQWSVTSHN is encoded by the exons ATGGCGGGTCACTACGATGATTCAGGTCAGCGCCATTCCGACGTTCGCTATCAGGAGGCATATAATCCTTACGGCTCAGGGGATCCATATTATAATGGCTCTCAAGCAGCTTTTGGGAATATGCcagagaagaaaaagacaggCACTAGCCCATGGGTCAAGTTTGGTATCCCAGTTCTCATTGCGGTTATTATCGCAGCAGTCGTTGGAGGTGTAGTCGGTTCGCGCAACAGCAAGTCGGATAATGCCGCCACGTCTGGCAACTCGGGCACGGGATCGGGCGGGGGAAAGAACGGCAGCCCCGCAGCCGAGAGCTCTGCGGCCAGCGTCAAGAATGCGATTGGCAGATTTGCTACCGCCACGGACAGCATGAGCAATCCTATCTATCCCTCTACG ACAAACGCTGCCGCGTTTACGGCTCCCACATTTGGCGCATCGGGCAATTCCGCCCTCTCTTGGCCAGTTGATTCCTTCAAGCCCTCCAACCCTTCAGCAACTTCTGTCCGCCCCGATCGTCCCCGCATTGTCGCCCCTGCCTATAAGTGGGAGGCGCTTCCTGCCCTTATTAAGACCGACCCTTACCTCAAGGGCTGGAACGAGACTATTTTTAGCAATGCACAAACCTACTATGATCAGCCCGTCAAGGCCTACTTTATGGATGGTGGTAACGGTATTCTCGATATTGCTCGTGAAATCAAGGTGCGTGTAAAGGCCTGGTCCTATGCCTATCGGATGAGCAAGGACACCAAATGGGTAGACCGTACTTGGAGGGAACTCGAA AATGCGGCCGGCAATACTACTGCCGGGTTTGGTCCAGCCAGCGACCACTGGAACACAATGCACTTCCTCGATGTTGCCGAACTCACCAATGCGTTCGGTATTGGCTACGATTGGATGTATGATGCCTGGACTGCTGACCAGCGCAGCGCGATCATGTGGACGATCATCAATGTCGGTCTCAGCGCGGGCGTTGCCTCGTATAACGATCCCACCTCTCATGGCAATTTCGGTTGGTGGCAAAACGGCATCAATGGCAACTGGAACTGCGTTTGTAACGGCGGTCTCACAGTCGGCGCTCTTGCCATTCTTGGCGATGATCCGACAGGCACGGCCGAGACCATGCTTGGCTTGACCATCCCCAACGCCCAGCAAAATTGTGCATTTGGCCCTTCGTCCGACGGCACCTGGTCCGAAACACCCAACTACTGGTATTTTGGAACCACCGGTCACGCTGAGATGTCCTCCGCTCTTCTCACCGCTACTGGCAGCACATACGATCTTCCCGTCCCAGATTACAATCTCACCGCCTTGTATCACATGCATGTTTATGGCCCGGTTGCCAAGTTCGATTATGGCGATACTGGCCCAAACAAGTTCAGTGCTACTGCCAACTCGATGATGTTCTACGGTTCATACTTTAACGAGCCGCGCTACACTCTCTTCCAGCGTGACCGTGCTGATGCGGCTGAGCCCTGGTCCATGTTCTGGTATGACCCCTCGGTCAGCGGTGCATTCTGGGATGGCATGCCGCTCGACCACTACTTTGACAATGGTCTCGATCAGTGGGCAGCTATGCGCACCAGCTGGACTGACAACAATGCCCTGTATGCTGCAATCAAGTCGGGTAATCACACTGGTCATCAAACTCACGGTGATCTTGATGCCGGTACCTTTGTCCTCGATGCTATGGGCCAACGTTGGGCTGGTGAACTCGGTAACGGCGATTATCTTTCGACGGGCTATTTCCAGAATGAAAAGCAAGACAGTCAGCGCTGGCTTTACTACCGAAAGCGTACCGAGGGTCAAAACACTTTAGTTGTCAACAACGATAACCAGAATGTTAATGCTCAACCTACCGTCCAGTATGGTTCTACACTCGATAAGCAAGGCTCGAGCACCGTCTACGATGTTGGGAGCGGTTCGACTGCGTTCTTTACCACCGACTTGACCACCACTTATAATGGACA AAACATCAAGCGTGGCATGCGACTCATCAATGGACGTAAACAAGTGCTTCTTCAAGACGATCTTTCTAATGTGTCCCAATCTGTTGAGTGGCGCATGCATACCAACGCCACTGTCACCATCGATAGTGCAGGAACCACTGCCACTCTCGAGCTTGGTGGCCAGAAGATGGAAGTCAAGCTCCTTAACGCTGGGCAAGGTGTCGTGTTCAGCACCAAGGAGGCCGTTCGCGCATCCACCGATCCGGCATTCCCTCCTGGACAAACCGACCAGCCCAACCCTGGTGTAACTGTGCTGTGCATTACTCTTGCCACGGGCGGAACACAGAGTTTGCAAGTATTGTTCAACCCACAATGGTCTGGTATGTCTGCATCGGACTTCAAGACGCCCGCAAATGTACCCTTGGACCAATGGTCAGTGACAAGTCATAACTGA
- a CDS encoding carbohydrate esterase family 16 protein, with product MGVPYPGATWIDGANWAGYLTTQYNRSKLLTFDYAIGGNTVQGVRNQIMGDFLSTRGAGHKPHYAPWTASDSLFACFVGINDLNTHAPINPTINELFDLYETLYRVGARNFLFVSVPPITAPHLAPTPHSEHVSIYGIQD from the exons ATGGGCGTGCCTTATCCTG GAGCCACATGGATTGATGGCGCGAACTGGGCGGGCTATCTTACGACGCAATACAACCGAAGCAAGTTATTGACGTTTGACTATGCGATTGGAGGAAACACAGTACAAGGGGTGAGAAACCAAATCATGGGTGATTTTCTTTCGACCAGAGGCGCCGGCCATAAACCACACTATGCGCCCTGGACAGCCTCTGATTCTCTATTTG CATGCTTCGTTGGCATAAATGACCTTAA TACACACGCCCCCATTAACCCAACTATCAACGAACTCTTCGATCTTTATGAAACTTTGTACCGCGTTGGTGCCCGAAACTTCCTGTTCGTCAGCGTTCCGCCCATTACCGCGCCCCATTTG GCACCGACCCCACACTCGGAACACGTGTCGATCTATGGAATACAAGACTGA
- a CDS encoding Ima1 amino-terminal domain protein → MNLLSNYLPPSSDPTYSQRLTEFPAYKESLYARYPPVCANCQPAVDEQIQQKDSMAKSAALGGWLQASARRSKSPGSGFGEKPPGTIGRQVVVWNIRGALWLGTTLWWLLTDIQGGLLYPPPPKSLPCPNLIIGVLSILWQFWDPTWKSLQRTHLQGHEARVEGKAVWVRCQGLIWTCRAILILAIRSQAPLMSRGGFWFALCLEFVANLLAFRSIRIIRPPRIRLVSSSRTHHTPKPKGGSLTTFGESNSEQPVEVPAFSGLSLSSFSPTRPTRSVNPIFGVTSLPQSQSQPQFQSLSGDYNDTEATDAMDWTPAVAYTRDEAAELLRPARFAPEKPTGLEGLIEKFGISEDEARKPTGNQRSSTNARVSGVEKGIFIGAFSALGLVGILVFVVTWWPQWLASQQNTGQVLTPQHIVEGL, encoded by the exons ATGAACCTTTTATCTAATTATCTTCCCCCATCATCC GATCCTACCTATTCTCAGCGTTTAACGGAATTCCCTGCGTACAAGGAGTCACTTTACGCCCGATATCCGCCGGTTTGTGCGAATTGTCAACCGGCCGTTGATGAGCAAATCCAGCAGAAGGACAGTATGGCAAAATCCGCGGCCCTTGGGGGGTGGCTGCAGGCTAGTGCACGACGCAGCAAGTCTCCAGGGTCTGGGTTTGGCGAAAAACCACCGGGTACCATCGGCCGGCAGGTCGTTGTGTGGAATATCCGCGGAGCTCTCTGGTTAGGTACAACCTTATGGTGGTTGTTAACCGACATTCAAG GCGGTTTACTGTACCCACCACCTCCGAAATCCTTGCCTTGTCCAAATCTTATAATTGGCGTCTTGTCTATCTTATGGCAGTTCTGGGATCCTACCTGGAAGTCCCTCCAACGAACTCACCTACAGGGTCATGAAGCCCGCGTAGAAGGGAAAGCGGTCTGGGTG CGATGCCAAGGTCTTATTTGGACATGTCGGGCTATTTTAATCCTGGCTATCCGATCCCAAGCCCCTTTGATGTCCAGAGGTGGTTTTTGGTTTGCTCTGTGTCTCGAGTTTGTG GCCAATTTACTTGCATTCAGGAGTATTCGTATCATTCGACCACCACGAATCAGGCTCGTTTCTTCCTCCCGCACTCACCATACTCCAAAACCCAAAGGCGGGTCTCTTACGACATTTGGCGAATCCAATAGCGAGCAACCGGTGGAGGTTCCTGCCTTTTCTGGACTCTCGCTTTCTTCTTTCTCGCCCACCCGCCCTACACGAAGTGTAAATCCTATATTTGGGGTTACATCGTTACCTCAGTCCCAGTCTCAGCCTCAATTTCAGTCATTGTCTGGCGACTATAACGACACAGAAGCCACAGATGCAATGGACTGGACTCCTGCTGTGGCTTATACCAGAGACGAAGCCGCAGAACTTCTTCGGCCAGCACGATTTGCTCCAGAAAAACCTACTGGACTCGAAGGACTAATTGAGAAATTTGGTATCAGCGAGGACGAAGCCAGGAAGCCGACCGGTAATCAAAGATCGAGCACCAATGCAAGGGTCTCTGGCGTTGAGAAAGGAATATTTATTGGAGCATTTTCGGCCTTGGGTTTAGTTGGGATCCTTGTTTTTGTAGTCACCTGGTGGCCTCAATGGCTTGCTAGCCAACAAAACACTGGTCAGGTGCTCACGCCTCAGCATATAGTCGAGGGCCTTTGA
- a CDS encoding Fungal cellulose binding domain protein — protein sequence MRISGAFVAGGLFQVAAAATGPNWPGFKGLRYFFAFGDSYTAVGFNSWAGVPTDTNPLGVSYPGSTTAGGANWVGYLTTQYNQSKFWSFDYAVSGNEVSGVSNQINEDFLKPGRWQQAFIRSVDCYNTLFSTFIGINDLKSDRCPFSNNNATLASLVTSWNTQLKTSAEAFQAKHSDVSVFYYDSWSLYTKLLDDPTQYGFTDDQGPPYMAEDLAKFLATQTGSATNPVTTATTRTTTITTSQISTTTRTTSAPASTATGTVPKWGQCGGAGYTGPTTCVAGTTCTVSNQYYSQCL from the exons ATGAGGATTTCAGGAGCTTTCGTCGCCGGAGGACTATTTCAGGTTGCCGCCGCAGCAACAGGGCCAAATTGGCCCGGTTTTAAAGGACTTCGTTACTTTTTTGCATT TGGTGACAGCTACACTGCTGTAGGATTTAATAGTTGGGCAGGGGTTCCAACGGACACGAACCCTTTGGGCGTGAGCTACCCAG GGTCTACCACAGCTGGGGGAGCAAACTGGGTCGGCTATCTCACCACACAGTACAATCAAAGCAAATTCTGGTCGTTCGACTACGCAGTGTCAGGAAACGAAGTTTCGGGAGTCAGTAACCAAATCAACGAAGACTTCCTCAAGCCAGGGCGCTGGCAACAAGCCTTCATACGCTCCGTGGACTGCTACAATACATTGTTTTCAACCTTTATTGGAATTAATGACCTAAAGTCGGACCGCTGCCCGTTTA GCAATAACAATGCTACACTGGCGTCGCTTGTCACATCGTGGAACACGCAGTTGAAAACTTCCGCAGAAGCTTTCCAAGCCAAGCACTCCGATGTCTCCGTCTTTTACTATGATTCATG GTCTTTGTATACCAAACTTCTTGATGATCCGACCCAGTATGGCTTCACAGAT GACCAAGGTCCACCATATATGGCCGAGGACCTTGCGAAGTTTTTGGCGACCCAAACAGGCAGCGCAACCAACCCTGTGACGACTGCCACTACGAGAACCACTACTATAACTACATCTCAAATCTCGACCACAACCCGGACAACCTCCGCTCCTGCATCAACCGCCACTGGAACTGTGCCTAAATGGGGGCAATG CGGTGGAGCTGGATATAC TGGTCCCACTACTTGCGTTGCTGGAACTACGTGCACTGTGTCCAACCAATATTATAGCCAA TGCCTTTGA
- a CDS encoding F-box-like protein, whose amino-acid sequence MASVCILPPELLLIIFGAACDDDGTTARSLALVSRSFHFLALPFIYRVLAFNSLDSLNTILQRFERERHFAPLVEHVLVASSGPGLDCLAFENALRILWHIVAPTVKSLALSIHSRDEGVQKVFQTVFDTPFPCLVDLTLCGEHPIPLGSSLSLPALRHFHTAGLTKRNPASCFTPLAVACPLLSHIRISMSSECNITHAVSAAFGLPGARADSEQMCLDRVPLSGDAESEGTYVPFPVLPRGLVSLVVKPAAPPVPLFAGNTSQFYRQYLKQLEDLVPACPPGKMKLLPCFKRTMWDVEDYATEMRRDWIDTVRGGWEAWT is encoded by the coding sequence ATGGCCTCCGTCTGCATCCTCCCGCCAGAGCTACTGCTCATCATTTTCGGCGCTGCCTGCGACGATGATGGTACCACTGCGCGTTCCTTGGCACTTGTTTCGCGCTCCTTCCATTTTTTGGCTCTCCCATTTATTTATCGGGTTCTCGCATTTAATAGCTTGGATAGTCTGAATACCATTCTCCAACGCTTCGAACGCGAACGACACTTTGCGCCGCTGGTCGAGCATGTACTTGTTGCTAGCTCAGGTCCAGGCCTAGATTGCTTGGCGTTTGAAAATGCGCTCCGCATTCTGTGGCACATTGTCGCACCTACTGTCAAGTCGTTGGCACTTTCAATCCACTCCCGTGACGAGGGCGTACAAAAGGTTTTCCAGACCGTGTTTGATACTCCTTTCCCGTGCTTGGTAGACCTTACCCTATGTGGAGAGCACCCTATACCACTTGGTTCATCCCTCTCACTTCCGGCCCTGAGGCATTTTCATACGGCAGGACTAACAAAGCGTAATCCAGCAAGTTGTTTTACGCCATTAGCAGTCGCGTGTCCTTTGCTCTCACATATCCGGATATCGATGAGCTCTGAATGCAATATTACCCACGCTGTTTCTGCAGCGTTTGGTTTGCCTGGCGCTCGGGCGGATAGCGAACAGATGTGTTTGGACCGAGTCCCACTTTCCGGAGATGCTGAGTCCGAGGGAACCTATGTGCCCTTTCCGGTACTTCCGAGAGGACTGGTCTCTTTAGTGGTCAAACCGGCTGCCCCTCCGGTGCCACTCTTTGCTGGGAACACATCCCAGTTTTATAGACAGTACCTGAAACAGCTAGAGGATTTGGTGCCTGCCTGTCCACCAGGCAAAATGAAGTTACTTCCGTGTTTTAAGCGCACCATGTGGGACGTGGAGGATTATGCGACCGAAATGAGACGGGATTGGATCGACACTGTGCGTGGGGGATGGGAAGCGTGGACATAG